One Desulfomicrobium macestii genomic window, CGCTGCCGTTTCCAGCCCCAGCAGCACTAAGAAGCCGACCGTCCACAGCTCCCACCGGTCTGGCAGACAGACCGCCAGGCCGAAGAAGCCCCACCCAGCGATGACGAAGCCCCGGAGCTGAAAGATTAGCGCCACGACCAAGTGCAAAGTCCAAAGGATTCCTTTTTTGGCGCCCATATTTCAAATCTCCTGCGCTGCGAGGTGTTTGATGATGCCCAAGGTCATACGACAGTCTGCGGCCGCCCTGTGGGCCCCCGTGGGCGCAATTCCGCAAGCCTGGGCCGCAGCACTGAGCTTATGCCATTTCCAATTGCCGTGCTTCGGCGACCACTCACCACGATACTTACTGTAAATCTGCATCACACATTTCGCCTGCCGCTCCAGGTGGTCCGGCAAACGGCACCCGGCAAACTGGCTGCACTGACGAATCATGCGCAGGTCGTACGGCGCATTGTAAATTGCGATTTTTTTATCTGCAAAAAGATGCATGACGCAGTCGTGGACGTCTGCCCAGCTTGGCGCATTGCACACCATGCCGTTTGTAATACCATGTATTGCCACAAGTTCCGGAAGGATCGGCATGGTTGGCCGCACCAGCGACGTGAAAAGGTCTGTACCGTCACGGTCAATAATCGAAATTTCTACAATTTCGGCGTCTGTTCCAAGGCCGGTTGTCTCTGTGTCCATCACAACAAAGTTAGATTCAAGCAGTTCGCGGGCCTCTTTTATTGCAACTCTTCGCACTACGTTCCTATTTTGCATATGCTCAAGCCTCCTAACCGGCCATATAATTAACATAAATTACACCCATGCACATTATTGCAATGCATACTGATGCTGTCGTGATTGCAAGTTGCAAATATTCGAAAGCTTTTCCGCTCGTCACTGCGTTAATAAATTTATGTATTTGCATATATCCTCCAAGAAATTGGTTTATTTTTTAACTTTTGGCTGTACCGGCATTGAATCAATCAGAAATTGGTCAACGAGTTTAATGTGCCATTTATTTTGGTTGCCGATTTTTGCGGGCCGGGGAAAGCCGCCTGACTTCATGAGTTTGTACAAAGTCGCTCTGCCAATTCCGACATACTTCAATACTTCTTCAGTTGTAATCCAAACTCGTTCCATTCTACCACCTCGATTCAATTATTTTGTTTTATCTCGTGCTTCCAAATTCCTTCATATCAACCTTTTTGTCTTTGTCAACACATTCTGACAAGAAAAACACGCCTAACACCTAACGCGCCACTTTTTTATGCGTAAAAAAGTCAATAAGATTTTCGGCGATGCTATGTAATATAAGGCTTCGCGGCATGGTGCTGTGCAGAAATGCAGATGTTAGGAGTGATTTTGCGGAGAGAAAAAAAAAGAAGCCCCGGATGGCCGGGGCTGTTGCTTGGGGGAGCTGCGTTGCGTGTAGGGAGATGGAATTTTGGAATTTTGGAAATGTTCCAGGGAAAAATGGATTAGGCTGTCTTCTTCCAGCCAATTGGAGCCAGAACCCCGCACCCAGAAAGCCCATGGTCGTAGCATTTGCAACCAGCGCAGCTACCAGGAAAACCCGAGCAGTCAGTTACGATCTGTGCGCCAGAGGGCGGTAAAACCTCTGATGTGGACACGTTGTTATCTGTGTCCTCGTTAAGCTCAATTTCCACAACATACACCCGTTGCCGCCCCAGGTCGGGGAGTCTTATTTTTTGGTTTAAGCGGTCCGACTCTTGGCGCCGCAACATACCGGCCCGATTCAGCGCCTGGACTCCCCTTTTAATTCCAATTCCCTGGAGCACATCCCCCAGCTGTTCCTGGAGGAAAAGAAATTGCGTCTTACCATCTATACAGCGGCGAAATCCCGCCCGGTCCAAGACCCGCTC contains:
- a CDS encoding 3'-5' exonuclease, producing the protein MQNRNVVRRVAIKEARELLESNFVVMDTETTGLGTDAEIVEISIIDRDGTDLFTSLVRPTMPILPELVAIHGITNGMVCNAPSWADVHDCVMHLFADKKIAIYNAPYDLRMIRQCSQFAGCRLPDHLERQAKCVMQIYSKYRGEWSPKHGNWKWHKLSAAAQACGIAPTGAHRAAADCRMTLGIIKHLAAQEI
- a CDS encoding helix-turn-helix transcriptional regulator — its product is MERVWITTEEVLKYVGIGRATLYKLMKSGGFPRPAKIGNQNKWHIKLVDQFLIDSMPVQPKVKK